A section of the Labrus bergylta chromosome 21, fLabBer1.1, whole genome shotgun sequence genome encodes:
- the si:ch211-136m16.8 gene encoding myosin heavy chain, skeletal muscle: MDNESPVVGRVERTFWTVWYYLTGAVNRLLRPEPANIVSNEPNSPQESAVDSELAKCSHLEDEVTRREVDEEQLIAPASLLGTSRPAVAWDLCTTDIDLGPDVETMQYKSERKDSVEEEDTRGEELKQTECDDLELLVVKDEKEHEEVDRKLYTHRQDETAENNEYDERVNTRSQMLKSDATSEDLAVSEGESEREMKSDVPQKMEETETKIQDKVGDNEHDLEAGGIEIKSCSVTEFSPEKMELKIHIEEDDMQKNETETLMKHQEVENSQGVLSTVQDEKQLSASEKWSNDELVIALVVGKDRVMAPRNMSNTSEDVKEKEDKSTMEEREQEAVIKEQKVNVAEENQALDKVLEQKDNSETVPEDSKEDPHLNDQKSFSDEAVLCAKTEQHTNGEQEDVAKEVNLQIKIRDTDDFPTESYDALITERFGNKLSDISVVDERSLDKDQVQEDIEESWGVRACTAISVTVKPEGETGQEESWEFQNIPQGIFEGRSDVSPELNPPTCEEAQEGVPEYNNEPGPDENTTQRFLEVGDSKEVQSSQLPKEVESKEPESLQNSGRSSGADCLLVQDHMEEVQESKEDIKRHFALVCAELPKETGKPLVEPTAQEPGPLFVEEDGTFMVAQMKTGIEQSENELETGLSMTKKEDLPDEELLVEIDEGSFDSEEADAAGDGLEATEHLVGEEILKPLEAKEQMTTETRFQESVDAKKTEQNSNRASGVQDDIPPIGFVKQSVETELSSNKETDLQDTGNNLELEANKVEEEEAAEVQMQNKNEVEIFDLQVAGMAAEITRENNDLISEFTLSMKSLETENRLSDNEATHESEIIEPKPTHDVCMISTDEMHLGKDQVQEDTEESWGVRACTAISATVKPEGETGQEESWEFQNIPQGIFEGRSDVSPALNPPTCEEAQEGVPEYNNEPGPDENTTQRFLEVGDSKEVQSSQLQKEVENKEPESLQNSGRSSGADCLLVQEHMEEVQESKDDIKKHSALVCAELTKEAGKPLVEPTAQEPGPLFVEEDGTFMVAQMKTGIEHSENELETGLSVTKKEDLPDEELLVEIDEDSFDSEEADAAGDGLEATEHLVGEEILKPLEAKEQMTTETRFQESVDAKKTEQNSNRASGVQDDIPPFGFVKQSVETELSSNKETALQDTGNNLELEANKVEEEEAAEVQMQNKNEVEIFDLQVAGMAAEITRENNDLISEFTLSMKSLETENRLSDNEATHESEIIESKPTHDVCMISTDEMQKQMMESEGSCGEETVRSISPIQDVIDEEILDMCNETLSKDDEKHQEGHELGPQLNPGLEPSKQEETQQDTEQLVESNPRECELVSDTEMSSSTAESGFSDHSLNEWGPQNSEAQLLKSASPGTVQGTYDMLVNVSESVNILELSPQEHNSGSQDTMMEETPDARQLYLKDEESVTGFHLEERDSEEVRHQDQESDQTREKMHEENGLKKEIDGKVTDFKTAVEADVTSLTEVGALFQLEKTKVETETLKITASDSQEEIQHTDSARSRSKSEGSSEEGIESSESGSQDNTSTQSEKTLLEKKQLGLTEETDDSLPGLTGTEVAQQSGDQIEVDASVLDFSAQRSRIAVKNPRVRPPKDPRSLLHMPSVDPTPASRLPVKVPAGVPLGGIGIGVKLPGLGAGFPVLKKTKQMMRNENSPDSDAQEPETKPEEKGIAPEEDKAQHKPKWMPPRHPGFGNPLMSELKTKLKKTTKD, translated from the exons TACTATTTAACTGGAGCTGTTAACAGATTGCTCAGACCAGAGCCGGCCAACATTGTTAGCAACGAACCAAACTCCCCCCAGGAGTCGGCAGTTGACAGCGAGCTTGCAAAGTGTAGCCATTTAGAAGATGAAGTCACCCGGAGGGAGGTCGATGAGGAACAACTTATTGCCCCAGCATCTCTGCTTGGCACATCTCGGCCAGCTGTTGCCTGGGATCTTTGCACCACAGATATTGACTTAGGGCCCGATGTAGAAACCATGCAGTACAAATCTGAAAGGAAAGATTCTGTGGAAGAAGAGGACACCAGAGGGGAGGaactcaaacaaacagaatgtgatgatttagAGCTACTCGTGgtgaaagatgaaaaagaacACGAAGAAGTAGATCGTAAACTGTACACTCACAGACAAGATGAGACAGCAGAAAACAATGAATATGACGAACGCGTAAACACGAGGTCACAGATGCTTAAAAGTGATGCAACGAGTGAAGATTTGGCTGTTTCTGAAGGTGAATCAGAGAGGGAAATGAAATCAGATGTTCCTCAAAAAATGGAGGAAACAGAGACAAAGATCCAAGACAAGGTGGGAGATAATGAACATGATTTGGAGGCAGGCGGCATTGAGATAAAATCATGCTCAGTCACAGAATTTAGTCCTGAAAAAATGGAACTTAAGATTCACATAGAAGAGGACGACATGCAGAAAAACGAGACAGAGACATTGATGAAGCACCAAGAAGTGGAAAACAGTCAGGGTGTACTAAGTACAGTACAGGATGAAAAGCAGCTCTCAGCAAGTGAAAAATGGTCAAATGATGAACTAGTTATTGCGCTAGTTGTTGGAAAAGATCGAGTGATGGCTCCCAGAAATATGAGCAATACATCTGAGGatgtgaaagagaaggaggataaGAGCACaatggaagagagagagcaggaagctGTCATCAAGGAACAAAAAGTGAATGTGGCTGAAGAAAACCAGGCTTTAGATAAAGTACTGGAGCAGAAAGACAACTCTGAAACAGTGCCAGAAGACAGCAAAGAAGACCCCCATTTAAACGACCAAAAGAGTTTCAGCGATGAAGCTGTGCTGTGTGCTAAAACTGAGCAACACACAAATGGAGAGCAAGAGGATGTGGCAAAGGAAGTCAATCTGCAAATCAAAATAAGAGACACAGATGATTTCCCAACAGAAAGCTATGACGCATTGATCACTGAACGGTTTGGTAATAAACTATCAGACATTTCAGTAGTAGACGAGAGATCGCTTGATAAAGATCAAGTACAAGAAGACATTGAAGAAAGTTGGGGGGTAAGAGCATGTACAGCCATCTCGGTTACTGTGAAACCTGAAGGTGAGACTGGACAGGAAGAAAGCTGGGAGTTTCAAAATATTCCCCAGGGTATATTTGAAGGCCGGTCTGATGTGTCGCCGGAGCTTAATCCTCCAACATGTGAGGAAGCACAAGAGGGAGTTCCTGAATACAACAATGAGCCAGGACCAGatgaaaatacaacacaaagGTTCCTGGAAGTAGGAGACTCCAAAGAAGTCCAGAGCAGCCAATTACCAAAAGAGGTGGAGAGCAAAGAGCCGGAGAGCCTTCAAAACAGTGGACGTAGCAGTGGAGCTGACTGTTTACTGGTGCAAGACCATATGGAGGAGGTTCAAGAAAGCAAAGAAGATATTAAGAGACACTTTGCTTTGGTTTGTGCCGAATTGCCAAAAGAAACAGGGAAACCACTAGTTGAACCAACAGCTCAAGAACCAGGACCTTTGTTTGTGGAAGAGGACGGAACTTTTATGGTTGCCCAAATGAAGACCGGAATAGAACAATCAGAAAATGAACTTGAGACAGGCTTGAGCATGACAAAGAAAGAAGATCTACCAGATGAAGAGCTTTTGGTGGAAATAGATGAAGGTTCTTTTGATTCTGAAGAAGCTGATGCTGCTGGAGATGGTCTTGAAGCAACAGAACATTTGGTGGGAGAAGAAATTCTAAAACCCCTTGAAGCTAAAGAACAGATGACAACGGAGACAAGGTTTCAAGAATCAGTGGACGCtaagaaaacagaacagaacagcaaTAGAGCATCCGGTGTACAAGATGATATTCCTCCCATTGGATTTGTGAAACAATCTGTCGAGACTGAGCTGTCATCAAACAAAGAGACGGATCTGCAAGATACAGGCAACAATTTAGAATTGGAAGCGAATAaagttgaggaggaggaggcagcagaAGTTCAGATGCAGAACAAAAATGAGGTTGAAATATTTGATCTGCAGGTTGCTGGTATGGCAGCTGAAATAACCAgagaaaataatgatttaatttCAGAGTTTACATTATCTATGAAGTCCCTAGAGACAGAAAATCGACTATCTGACAATGAAGCAACTCATGAATCAGAGATAATCGAGCCCAAACCAACACATGATGTGTGTATGATATCAACAGATGAGATGCATCTTGGTAAAGATCAAGTACAAGAAGACACTGAAGAAAGTTGGGGGGTAAGAGCATGTACAGCCATCTCGGCTACTGTGAAACCTGAAGGTGAGACTGGACAGGAAGAAAGCTGGGAGTTTCAAAATATTCCCCAGGGTATATTTGAAGGCCGGTCTGATGTGTCGCCGGCGCTTAATCCTCCAACATGTGAGGAAGCACAAGAGGGAGTTCCTGAATACAACAATGAGCCAGGACCAGatgaaaatacaacacaaagGTTCCTGGAAGTAGGAGACTCCAAGGAAGTCCAGAGCAGCCAATTACAAAAAGAGGTGGAGAACAAAGAGCCGGAGAGCCTTCAAAACAGTGGACGTAGCAGTGGAGCTGACTGTTTACTGGTGCAAGAGCATATGGAGGAGGTTCAAGAAAGCAAAGACGATATTAAGAAACACTCTGCTTTGGTTTGTGCCGAATTGACAAAAGAAGCAGGTAAACCACTAGTTGAACCAACAGCTCAAGAACCAGGACCTTTGTTTGTGGAAGAGGACGGAACATTTATGGTTGCCCAAATGAAGACTGGGATAGAACACTCAGAAAATGAACTCGAGACAGGCTTGAGCGTGACAAAGAAAGAAGATCTACCAGATGAAGAGCTTTTGGTGGAAATAGATGAAGATTCTTTTGATTCTGAAGAAGCTGATGCTGCTGGAGATGGTCTTGAAGCAACAGAACATTTGGTGGGAGAAGAAATTCTAAAACCCCTTGAGGCTAAAGAACAGATGACAACGGAGACAAGGTTTCAAGAATCAGTGGACGCtaagaaaacagaacagaacagcaaTAGAGCATCCGGTGTACAAGATGATATTCCTCCCTTTGGATTTGTGAAACAATCTGTCGAGACTGAGCTGTCATCAAATAAAGAGACGGCTCTGCAAGATACAGGCAACAATTTAGAATTGGAAGCGAATAaagttgaggaggaggaggcagcagaAGTTCAGATGCAGAACAAAAATGAGGTTGAAATATTTGATCTGCAGGTTGCTGGTATGGCAGCTGAAATAACCAgagaaaataatgatttaatttCAGAGTTTACATTATCTATGAAGTCCCTAGAGACAGAAAATCGACTATCTGACAATGAAGCAACTCATGAATCGGAGATAATCGAGTCCAAACCAACACATGATGTGTGTATGATATCAACAGATGAAATGCAAAAGCAAATGATGGAATCAGAGGGGAGTTGTGGTGAAGAAACGGTTCGCTCAATCAGTCCAATTCAAGATGTAATTGATGAGGAGATCCTCGACATGTGTAATGAGACATTGTCCAAGGACGATGAAAAACATCAAGAAGGGCATGAGCTTGGGCCACAATTGAACCCAGGATTAGAGCCATCgaaacaggaagaaacacaGCAGGATACAGAGCAGCTTGTGGAGTCAAATCCAAGGGAATGTGAATTAGTGAGTGATACAGAGATGTCTTCATCAACAGCAGAGTCTGGATTTTCCGACCATTCCCTTAATGAATGGGGCCCACAAAACAGTGAGGCGCAGTTACTGAAATCAGCTAGCCCTGGGACAGTCCAAGGCACATATGACATGTTGGTGAATGTGTCAGAATCCGTGAACATCTTAGAATTGTCTCCACAAGAACACAACTCTGGATCCCAGGATACGATGATGGAGGAAACCCCTGACGCAAGACAGTTATATCTAAAAGATGAGGAATCTGTGACAGGATTTCACCTTGAGGAGAGAGATTCTGAAGAGGTTAGACATCAAGATCAGGAATCAGATCAAACACGGGAAAAAATGCATGAGGAAAATGGATTAAAGAAAGAGATTGATGGCAAAGTGACGGATTTTAAAACCGCTGTTGAAGCAGATGTGACATCATTGACAGAAGTGGGCGCTCTTTTCCAACTagagaaaacaaaagttgaAACTGAGACTCTTAAGATAACTGCGTCTGATTCTCAAGAGGAAATCCAACACACTGACTCAGCCCGTTCGAGAAGTAAATCAGAGGGTTCGTCAGAGGAGGGTATTGAGTCATCTGAATCTGGTTCACAAGACAACACCTCAACCCAATCAGAGAAGACGTTACTTGAGAAAAAACAGCTTGGATTGACAGAAGAGACAGATGATTCTTTACCAGGACTTACCGGGACAGAGGTGGCACAACAGTCTGGAGATCAGATTGAG GTGGATGCCTCTGTACTCGACTTTTCTGCGCAAAGGTCAAGAATCGCTGTGAAAAACCCTCGAGTCAGACCACCAAAAGATCCCCGCTCCCTGCTGCATATGCCCTCGGTGGATCCCACTCCTGCTTCACGTCTGCCAGTCAAAGTTCCTGCAGGTGTGCCTTTGGGAGGCATTGGCATTGGAGTAAAACTTCCTG GGCTCGGTGCTGGTTTTCCTGTTctgaaaaagacaaagcagATGATGAGAAATGAAAATAGCCCAGACAGTGACGCACAG GAGCCTGAGACAAAGCCAGAGGAAAAGGGCATTGCTCCAGAAGAAGATAAGGCACAACACAAGCCGAAATGGATGCCACCAAGACACCCAGG ATTTGGAAATCCTCTGATGTCTGAGCTGAAGACAAAACTGAAGAAAACCACAAAAGACTAA